The sequence AAAGGCTACGGCCTTTGGGGAAGGGGAAGATGGAACAGAGGGCAGGAAGTggagggggcagggtggggcagaAGGGAGTTTTGGTCACAGCTGGTTAGCCCAGCCTCTCCCCCTGCCTAGATGATGTCCTTGGCCAGCACCTGCCTGCAGAGCCATCCAGGAGCCAGGCAGCAAACATAGATCATAGAGCTCAAATCCACACCCAGTCTGCACCAAAGCCCAGGCAGGGCAAGGTGTAAGACTACAAGGCAAAAGGGGCTCCTTGAGGGCCTGTGCCCACCCCACCCCGGCACTACCCACCAGCCAGAGAGGTGCAACCAAAGCCTCCTCAATCTCCAAATAAATTATGGAAATAAATTATAGTCTTCACAGTCCAGAGGATTTAGCCACCCATGGGTCTAGGGCTCAGCATGGCAGAAGCCACCTGATTTCAGCCCTGTCTCACCGTCTTTGGGCTAAGGAACATCATGCAAAGACCGAAAAGTGGTCTGCCAAGCTCCAGAGGAGCCACATTTTCTCCTCTTCCAGGCTCACATTGTGGAGATGGAAGAGCAAACTGTGGGTGTGGGGGTCCGGGCAGCTGAAACAGGAAGCCCCTCCCCCCAATCCTCTCTTCAGtacagaaaagttaaaacaaataaataaacccagAGAACTGTATGAAAACCAGGAGTGTGCGCATGGCACCTGTGAGTGAGCCAGCCAGTGGGAGACTGTTACAGAGACTCTGGGGAGCCCCACAATTACAAGAAAGCAGCAACAGGTCCCTTGGGGCTGGGAAAAGGCATCCTGGTCCTCACACCAGCACAGGCTCCATTAGAGATGCTGGGACAGTGTCCTCAAACTGGCTGTCGATAAAGGGATCTAGGGCTTCGGCGACTGGCTCGGAGAAGCCCATGAGGGACTCCAGGAAGCAATTGCTGGCATCCCCAGgtggagagaggccaggcagggGGAAGTGAGGTGCCTCGATGTGGTCCAGGCTGTCAGACACCTTCTGTGATGTGTAGTGAGGCCCCAGACTATAATCTGGCAGAGCCTGGAGTAACTCAAAGGAGTCACAAGAAGACAAGCTGAGATCCACTGAGCTACTCTGGCCAGCGTCCATGCTGGGTGGCACTAAGTTGCCAGGAAGGCTGCCTTCTCTTGACCCTTCAAGGCCACCATTTAGGAAGCAGCTGGCATCGAGGTTGGCATTTTCATCCAGGATGCCCGATGTGAAGCTACAGCCAGAATAGCTATGGGTCCAGCTGGCCAGGCCACCAGGGTCACTAGTACCAAAGATGTCAGCTGGATGGAAGCAGCTGAGGTTGTCCAGGTTCCCCAcactcccttcctcctcttcctcctcctccccgccgAGGTCAGAGTCACTGAAACTCAGGATCCGTGCCAGGCTGTCGTCATCAACGCCAGGCTGGAAGCCAGGGCCAGGCAGGCCTGGGTGGGTAGGGCCGTCAGGAGCCTCACTAGTGCCTGACGCTGAGGAAGATGCCGTGGAAGAATCAGTCATGTCGCTGCTGCAGCTGTTGTCTCCCAGCTCATTGTTCATGGGGGGCTTGGCCAGTGGGAAAGCAGGGACCAGGGCCTGCTCACCAGGGCTGGGTGGGCTGCCCTGGGCAGGGGCCTCTAGCTCCCTAAAGCTCTCAGCCTCCTGTTCCAACTGCAGGCGGGTGAGTGTGTGGATGAAATGGGTCTGAACTCTCGCCTGATTAAATTCCACACGGCCCATGGGGTTCTCACAGCCCTCCCTGCAGCAGCCACAGGGGAATGCTGTGTGGTCCATCTGCACAGAAAGTAGAGGTACAAGTGAGGATTACCGTGGAGTACAAAGAAGTCCCCATGCTCAGGTTCCCCATCCCAGCCCAgtccagccaccacacctgacactTGATGCCTGCTAGGCTGCAGCTGCAGGTCTCAGGGTCGCAGATCCTATCGCAGTGACAGCCACAATCCTCCCGGGATTGGCGCAGTGCCTGCAGCTCCCGCTTCTCCTCCCGATCGATCCTTCGCACGCCCGAAGCCCTCAGCAGAGCTCGACGTCGCCGGGCTGGGTAGGGCTGTAGGAAGCTCACTTCTTCCAACCGGCCACCTGCCACAGCGACTGCCAAGTCCTCCTCCACAGAGGCATCATCAATGGCATCCACCGCAGGTGGTAGCCCTGCCTCTGCCTTGGGTACCCCGGCTGCCGAAAGCTGCATCCACAGGAAAGAGGTATGTGAGAGGTACAGACGTGGACATGGGCTTAGCCCTACTGTCACTAGACAAACCCTCCCCATGTGCTTACCCTCCCACTACTCATGCTTAATCTGTGATGGGCACTGTGTGTAGACAGTGAACAGGACAGCCAAGAATACAGTCCTCAGggcatttgggaaaaaaaaaaaaaagagatatccTACTCATGGCATTCTCTAGATCATGGACAGACTCCCTTTCCTAACCAGACAGATACGCACCCCCCTAATTCATATCAGCTTCACATCCCCCTCTCCAAAAAGTTCAAGTTCAGATTCAGGTATCATGCCCCCAGCCCCTGCAGCAAATAGACACAAGCCCTCCTCTGTGCCTCCTGTTTGCAGACAACCCAGGCAACAGACTCCAATCAAGCCAATCACTAGGCCCACAGGCCTGTTTCCCCATATACATAATGAGCAAGTCAGCACCCACCCCTGGTACACCCACCCCTCGAGGTTAGAACTCCAGGAACTGCCTTAGGAGGTGGGCCACGGAGAGGGCTCTCTCTACCTTCCACTGCAGCATCTCCAACTTCTCCTCTTTCAAGCGCTGGCGGAGCTTCTCGTGCCGTGCACGGGCTTGCTCCTGTGCAAACTCAGCCAAAGAGAAGTGGCGGCAGGCACTGTGGCGAGGGGCCATACCCAGAGTACAGCCACCACGGCTGGGCACACTGGTGAAGCCCTGGCAACGGGGAAAGTAGAAGA is a genomic window of Macaca mulatta isolate MMU2019108-1 chromosome 2, T2T-MMU8v2.0, whole genome shotgun sequence containing:
- the CSRNP1 gene encoding cysteine/serine-rich nuclear protein 1 isoform X1, encoding MAVGEGFPSTGASASASTSFPFPSGDLPEGPAGATDTRLSVPRPQSTSGTTMTGLLKRKFDQLDEDNSLVSSSSSSSSSGCQSRSCSPSSSSSVSRAWDSEEEGPWDQMPLPDRDFCGPRSFTPLSILKRARRERPGRVAFDGITVFYFPRCQGFTSVPSRGGCTLGMAPRHSACRHFSLAEFAQEQARARHEKLRQRLKEEKLEMLQWKLSAAGVPKAEAGLPPAVDAIDDASVEEDLAVAVAGGRLEEVSFLQPYPARRRRALLRASGVRRIDREEKRELQALRQSREDCGCHCDRICDPETCSCSLAGIKCQMDHTAFPCGCCREGCENPMGRVEFNQARVQTHFIHTLTRLQLEQEAESFRELEAPAQGSPPSPGEQALVPAFPLAKPPMNNELGDNSCSSDMTDSSTASSSASGTSEAPDGPTHPGLPGPGFQPGVDDDSLARILSFSDSDLGGEEEEEEEGSVGNLDNLSCFHPADIFGTSDPGGLASWTHSYSGCSFTSGILDENANLDASCFLNGGLEGSREGSLPGNLVPPSMDAGQSSSVDLSLSSCDSFELLQALPDYSLGPHYTSQKVSDSLDHIEAPHFPLPGLSPPGDASNCFLESLMGFSEPVAEALDPFIDSQFEDTVPASLMEPVLV
- the CSRNP1 gene encoding cysteine/serine-rich nuclear protein 1 translates to MTGLLKRKFDQLDEDNSLVSSSSSSSSSGCQSRSCSPSSSSSVSRAWDSEEEGPWDQMPLPDRDFCGPRSFTPLSILKRARRERPGRVAFDGITVFYFPRCQGFTSVPSRGGCTLGMAPRHSACRHFSLAEFAQEQARARHEKLRQRLKEEKLEMLQWKLSAAGVPKAEAGLPPAVDAIDDASVEEDLAVAVAGGRLEEVSFLQPYPARRRRALLRASGVRRIDREEKRELQALRQSREDCGCHCDRICDPETCSCSLAGIKCQMDHTAFPCGCCREGCENPMGRVEFNQARVQTHFIHTLTRLQLEQEAESFRELEAPAQGSPPSPGEQALVPAFPLAKPPMNNELGDNSCSSDMTDSSTASSSASGTSEAPDGPTHPGLPGPGFQPGVDDDSLARILSFSDSDLGGEEEEEEEGSVGNLDNLSCFHPADIFGTSDPGGLASWTHSYSGCSFTSGILDENANLDASCFLNGGLEGSREGSLPGNLVPPSMDAGQSSSVDLSLSSCDSFELLQALPDYSLGPHYTSQKVSDSLDHIEAPHFPLPGLSPPGDASNCFLESLMGFSEPVAEALDPFIDSQFEDTVPASLMEPVLV